The Anaerolineae bacterium genome has a segment encoding these proteins:
- a CDS encoding HEPN domain-containing protein: MANCSRDWFNQGLRDLEQAEDFAQAGRHEWACFAAQQAAEKAVKALHLHFGQESWGHVVVQLLHELPILVVVPPDLAEKRGVLDNFYIPTRYANSHPVRAPYEHYRLLQSRETIQYACEIVEFVRLQIA; this comes from the coding sequence ATGGCTAATTGCTCGCGAGATTGGTTCAACCAAGGATTACGAGATCTGGAACAGGCGGAAGACTTCGCGCAGGCCGGACGCCATGAGTGGGCTTGCTTTGCTGCTCAACAGGCGGCTGAAAAGGCCGTAAAAGCCCTGCATCTGCACTTTGGACAGGAATCGTGGGGACACGTGGTGGTTCAACTGCTGCACGAACTGCCTATATTGGTGGTTGTGCCGCCAGACCTGGCTGAAAAAAGGGGAGTACTTGACAACTTCTATATCCCCACTCGTTATGCCAATAGCCATCCTGTTAGAGCGCCTTACGAACATTACAGGCTGTTGCAAAGTCGGGAGACCATTCAGTACGCCTGTGAGATCGTTGAGTTCGTCCGTCTTCAAATCGCTTGA
- a CDS encoding nucleotidyltransferase domain-containing protein — protein sequence MLCWAEAIVQTRPDILHIGYIGSYARGDWGVGSDLDLIVIVERDEKPFWRRGLEWDLSSPSVPADLLVYTQKEWQVLAAQGWRFCQTVEREAIWVYERTADDTLCPPVEVSATA from the coding sequence GTGCTCTGCTGGGCAGAAGCGATCGTTCAGACGCGCCCAGATATCCTACACATCGGTTATATCGGCTCCTACGCTCGCGGTGATTGGGGAGTAGGCAGTGACCTCGATTTGATCGTCATCGTCGAACGTGACGAGAAGCCGTTCTGGCGACGCGGTTTGGAATGGGATCTTTCTTCCCCGTCGGTACCTGCTGATCTGTTAGTATACACACAGAAGGAATGGCAGGTGTTGGCCGCTCAAGGCTGGCGATTCTGTCAGACAGTGGAACGGGAAGCCATTTGGGTTTACGAACGGACGGCCGATGACACACTTTGTCCCCCAGTCGAGGTTTCAGCGACGGCTTAA
- the ubiA gene encoding putative 4-hydroxybenzoate polyprenyltransferase: MGRVRIFLEMIKFEHTIFALPFAYLGMVLAARGWPGWHTFLWVTVAMIAARTLAMSVNRVADRHLDARNPRTAQRALPQRLLTPRQVWGAAVVSSVIFLLAAWQLNDFVLRLAPLAMIALVGYSYTKRFTWLSHWVLGATDGAAVAGAWAAVQGSLADLTPWLLWGAVTVWIAGFDLIYACQDTEFDRAEGLHSVPARFGNATALRWAKANHVLTVLALTAVGWLEGLRWPYWAGVAATAGLLWWENSLVKPDDLSRVDLAFFNVNGYISVLVFLAAWIGLNR; the protein is encoded by the coding sequence ATGGGCCGGGTTCGCATCTTCTTGGAGATGATCAAGTTCGAGCACACCATCTTTGCCCTGCCGTTTGCGTACCTGGGGATGGTGCTCGCAGCTCGCGGCTGGCCCGGCTGGCATACTTTCCTGTGGGTTACCGTGGCGATGATAGCCGCCCGCACGCTGGCGATGTCCGTCAACCGGGTGGCCGATCGGCATTTGGACGCGCGCAACCCGCGGACTGCTCAGCGGGCCTTACCCCAGAGGCTGTTGACGCCAAGGCAGGTCTGGGGCGCGGCAGTCGTCTCGTCAGTGATCTTCCTATTGGCGGCCTGGCAGTTGAACGATTTCGTCTTGCGCTTGGCACCCCTGGCTATGATCGCGCTGGTGGGGTATTCGTACACCAAGCGCTTCACTTGGCTCTCGCATTGGGTGCTAGGGGCTACAGACGGCGCGGCGGTAGCTGGCGCTTGGGCTGCTGTGCAGGGCTCGTTGGCTGATCTTACGCCATGGCTGTTGTGGGGCGCCGTCACGGTATGGATTGCCGGGTTCGATCTCATCTACGCCTGTCAAGATACCGAGTTCGATCGCGCGGAAGGATTGCATTCCGTCCCGGCACGCTTCGGGAACGCGACGGCACTACGCTGGGCCAAAGCCAACCACGTGCTGACCGTATTAGCGCTGACAGCGGTGGGATGGTTAGAAGGGCTAAGATGGCCATATTGGGCGGGCGTAGCGGCAACCGCCGGATTACTGTGGTGGGAGAACAGTTTGGTCAAGCCTGACGACCTCAGCCGTGTCGACCTGGCCTTTTTCAACGTCAACGGCTATATCAGCGTCCTGGTCTTTCTCGCCGCTTGGATAGGCTTGAATCGGTAA